Sequence from the Rhodopirellula halodulae genome:
ACACCGAGGCCCAAGTCGAATTCGCCCAAGGTCGACAGAACCGTGTCGGTTGTCTCGTAGTCGATCGCCAGACCTGGCATCGCTGCCAACTCGGCCGCGGTATCTTGCGTTCCCAAACGATGACGGAACTCAGCTTGGTTTCCGTAGAGACCGAACTTGCCGCCGACGTTGAAGTTCACACGGCTGCCCAAGCAGTAGATCAGTTGGCTGCCGAACTGGTAGCCGAACAAATCGTTCTCCGTCGAGGTCGTGTCGTAGATATCGTTCATCGTGTAGCCCGCACGGCCATCGACGTCGAAGGCATAGTCCACGCTGTCTTTGAACTGGAACCAACGCAAACCGTGGCTGGTCACGACTTGGACTTTGCCGTTGCAAGGACGAACGAGTGGTCCGGCGGCTCCGCCATAACCGAAACGAGGTCCGCATGGTTGGCATGCGGCAGGTGGGCAGGCACCCGTGTTGCAGCTGCCGTAGCCACCGTACTGAGCTCCGCCGTAACCGCCGACTCCGCCGTAGCCACCAAAGCCCATGAAGCTTTTCATCTTGTGACCGAAGCCGTGGCCGGTGCCGCAAGAAGCAGCCGAAGCTCGTTGAGCCCCCATCAAGCCGAAGCTAAACAGGTTGACTTCCAAGCCTTGGATGTCGACGTCGCGACGTGCACGGAACTGAGTGGCTTCCGCATAGGAGTTGGTACCAGCACCACCTGGAGCGGCGTTCGTATCACCGCCGTCCAGTGCCGATTGACCGGCACGTCCATCGATGATGTCGTAGATGCTGTAGTCAGCGCCACCGTTCAGGGCGTTGTATGTTCCGCCACCGTTGTCGTAGTTGTACGGCATTTGAGCGCCGTGGTACTGAGGCATGCCCGATGCACGCAGAGCACCACCACCGCCACCGTTGGCGATCGAGTCTTCCGCCGTGTAGACCGGCGAGTTGTACATCTCGGAATCTGGATCCCAGTTGAAGTACGTCACACCGAGCCCGTATTGGCCGCATCCGAGGTAACGACCGAAGCTGAGGCTGTAGCCAAGAGCACTGTCTGGTTCGATCGATCCGATGCCCATCAGTGGCAAGTAAGGACGGTTCGGATCAGCGGAGTCGTAGCGAGAAACGATGTTCCGGTCTTTGCCGTTGGTATCCATGTTGAAGAACAACAGGTCAAACGATCCGAACCATGGGAACAAAGGTGCGCGAACGGGAGCCGCTGCTGGCATGCCGCATGATTGGGCTGCGTAGGAGCTGCCTTCCCAAGGTTGCGAAGCCGCTTGCATGTAGGGGCTTGGCTGAGCACATGACTGGCAATCGCCCGATGCGGAACCGTACTCGACGGGAGCCGCGTGGTGCTCGACAGGTGCGGAGTGCTGGTGCACCGTGGAGTGCTGGTGGGTGCCCGAGTGTTGATGCACCGTTGCCGATGGAGCCGCGTAGCTTGGGGCCGGTTGTGCGGGAGCAACATGTTGTTGCGTGGGGGCCGCCAGCGATTCGCCGTACGAAGGGGCTGGGGTGGGGATGGATTCAGGCGGTGGCAATTGCGAATCGTATCCACCGGTCGAGGCGGGTTGGAACAATTGAGGCCCGTTGTTTGGGACTCCGAAGTTGTTCCACTTCGCGGGTGCCTGGTAGTTGTTGGCGGGTTGCTGATAGTTGCCGCCGCCGAACGTCTGCACGGACTGGGTCTGTGGCACGCCCAGTTGGCTGGTGGGGCCAACGTTGGGTTGAGCCGTGTTGGTGTAACCGTTGTAAGGTTGACCACCGTAAGGGTTCGGCCCGTATTGTGCCGAAGCGACCGTGCAAACACCCATGGAAAGGGTGGCTGCGACAGCTCGCAAGACGTTGAATTTCATCGCTGACTCCTTCTGCGTGCGCTAATGTGCTTCATTGCAACTGCCCTAGCCGAAATCGAGTCATCCATTGAGGCGACCGACCAAGATCGAAATGACAGTCAACGTTGGACCAGGTGTTGCCGGCCCAAAGGCTGGGAGGCACTCACGATGTGTCATGTCGATCTCAATCGGGTGAGCATCGTGCTCGGCACCCACTCGAATGTTCAATGCGGTGGACTTGAATTGAGAGTGTCGGGGCACCACGCCGATTGCTCGGCTTGGGAATCCTTCCGCAACTCGAATCGACCGTGGTGCACCTATTTCCACGTACCAATCCCTCAATTGGCGGCTAACTCACACCGGTTTCCATGAAGAATGGTTGCGATTGCCAGAAGCGGCACAAACGGAACGGTTTGCCAATCCGAACCGTTTTCGCCCAACGGTACCGGCGAGGGAGATTGAATTCACCAATCGGCAAACTGCCCGTTATCCGAACAGTGGTTGTGGGAGACGCGTCTTGCCGGTTTCAAACATGCAGCGGGGGTTTGCCTCGCGGCTTAAGTCCGCAATTTGCGAGTAGCCGTGCCGCCCATCGCGAGAAGTTGGGTCGACTTTCGGCAGAGGACAGAACCGCCGAACGTCGTTCCCTTGATCTCCTCGCCGTTCCGTTGCAGGATTGACGCTGCGGTTGTCCGCAGGCTTCGCTCGCCGCTCCGCTGCTTCCGATGTGATCCCATCGATCGCCCCTCTCTTTCTCCCACACGGATTCTCAAAATGGCTTCACCCACGCCTTCGAAGGCCAAAAACGTGCTGGGCACCGAATTGGAGGTATGCAGCACCGATCCGATGACCGGTTTCTATCGCGATGGCTGCTGCAACACAGGCGGCCAGGACGTCGGATTGCACGTGGTGTGTGCCGAGATGACCGAGGACTTTCTCGAATTCAGTCGCCGCCAAGGCAATGACTTGAGCACCCCCATGCCGATGTATGAATTCCCCGGTTTGAAACCAGGTGATCGGTGGTGTTTGTGTGCGGCACGTTGGAAAGAGGCTTTCGACGCGGGAATGGCACCCAAAGTCCACTTGGAGGCCACCCACATTTCGGCACTCGAGTTCGCCTCGCTGGACGAACTCCGCGAGTTCGCGTTGGACTGAGCCTGCGTTTGGGATCAGCCCATGCCTGAGTTCAGCCCGTGCAGCCGAGTATCAGGCTTTTTGGCCTTGAATGGTCAGGACCAGATTCCGCGACGAAGCACGATCGCGGTGTTCGCACAGGTAGATTCCCTGCCAAGTGCCCACGTTCAGTCGTCCGTTCTTGATCGGAACGCTGACGCTGCTTCCCATCATGGATGCTTTCACATGGGCGGGCATGTCATCGGGGCCCTCCAGCGTGTGCACATAGGCAAGTGATTCCGGAACGGCGTGATTCATGGCCGTTTCGAAGTCCACTCGCACATCGGGATCCGCGTTTTCGTTGATGGTCAGCGAAGCGCTGGTGTGCTGAATGAACACGTGAAGCAGTCCGATTTCGATCTCACGGAGCTCCGGCAAGGCCTCCAGGATCGGCCGTGTGACCAAGTGAAAACCACGTCGAGCGGCTGGCAAACTGATTTCACGCTGCATCCAGTACGACATTTGGGAAGCGACCAAGAGTTCGAGAAGAAATTTTTTTGAATTTTTTTTCGGGCTCGCGCGAGTGGTAACGTTTGTGCGTTTTCTGACTCACCCGACCCGGCGGGGGCGAATTTTGAACGAGAAACCGGTTTCATGGCAAGGCTGTCAAGCCCCTTCTCGAAACCTTCATCTAGGGATTAGGTTGGCGATCACCCCCTTGACGCCTTCATATTTCCCCAGCTTCCAAATCCATGGAGCAGATACCGGTAAAGTCACCCTGGTTGGCAAGCTCACTAATGACCGTTGTGGGCAGACGCGTAGAACCCTGGGAAGGGCAAGCCCCCTCCAGAATTTTCTTGACCCACGCATTCCGACACGAATAATCCCCTCGTGTGAAATGCTCCCGGCGAAAGGAATTGGTTGGGAGCGAGTGTTTAAAAGTTGAGTTGCGGACGCGCGGAGCGCTCCTGACTCCTTTGAAAGTAAATCGGAATAGTATGACTCATTGCAAAAACGTTTTCGAAGCGATCTTGCGTTACGGACACGATGAAGATTTCGTGCCTAACGAAGACGAAACGTTCACTGCGACGGATGCTCCTGCGGGCAGCCAAGAGAAGATCGAAGTCCTGCGTCGTCGTGTTGAGTTGGGCCAACCACTTTGGCACACCACCGACCGTATCGACTACAGCGGTTTGACTGGCGCGATCCGCCCTCGCGAGTAATCGGGAATGGCGATGTGTCTCGCGTGATCAACGCTGAGCTTTCCGCATCTCCCTCCCCCCACGCAACGAAACGACCCAGAAACCCCGGTCTCCCGCGACCGGGGTTTTTTATTTGTCGCTTCGCTTTTTCCCGGTCGCGTCTCCGAATGGGGAAGCGATTGCACGCGGATCCGTTAAACTCTCTCCATGCTGCCACCCAATCTTTCCACGCCGCCCGAATTGCTCGCCCCCGCCGGTAATTGGGACTGCGCTGATGCGGCAATCGAAAACGGTGCCGATGCGATCTATTTCGGCTTGGACCGCGGTTTCAACGCGCGACATCGAGCCGCGAATTTTGGGGTGAAGGACCTGCCATCGCTGATGGGCAAATTGCACCTTCGCGGGCTACGAGGCTATGTGACGCTGAACACGCTGGTTTTTCCCGAAGAACTCAGCGGTCTGATCGAGGTCATCGACGCGATCGCCAGTGCTGGCGTGGATGCAGTTCTGGTCCAAGACTTCGGTGTTGCTCGGATCGTGAAAGCGATTTGCCCGGACTTGGAAATTCATGCGT
This genomic interval carries:
- a CDS encoding secondary thiamine-phosphate synthase enzyme YjbQ is translated as MSYWMQREISLPAARRGFHLVTRPILEALPELREIEIGLLHVFIQHTSASLTINENADPDVRVDFETAMNHAVPESLAYVHTLEGPDDMPAHVKASMMGSSVSVPIKNGRLNVGTWQGIYLCEHRDRASSRNLVLTIQGQKA
- a CDS encoding DUF2237 family protein, producing MASPTPSKAKNVLGTELEVCSTDPMTGFYRDGCCNTGGQDVGLHVVCAEMTEDFLEFSRRQGNDLSTPMPMYEFPGLKPGDRWCLCAARWKEAFDAGMAPKVHLEATHISALEFASLDELREFALD